From Glycine soja cultivar W05 chromosome 4, ASM419377v2, whole genome shotgun sequence, the proteins below share one genomic window:
- the LOC114408127 gene encoding putative RING-H2 finger protein ATL69, whose amino-acid sequence MSTAALPPSAPTATAGGGLGYGIAIAVSILVLISTIMLASYACVRIKANGSIITRRHNHNINTHQRNNNNNNSSFRDASDGPGVVVLGLEKPAIEACYGPKIVIGESKRLPRPNDQGPCAICLSEYLPKETIRCVPECRHCFHAECVDEWLKTSATCPLCRNSPAPSPLPAAAATPLSEIVPLAFHAR is encoded by the coding sequence atgtccACGGCGGCTCTGCCACCCTCCGCCCCCACCGCCACCGCTGGCGGGGGCCTCGGCTACGGCATTGCCATCGCCGTGAGCATCCTGGTCCTGATCTCCACCATCATGCTCGCCTCCTACGCCTGCGTCCGAATCAAAGCCAACGGCAGCATCATCACTCGCCGCCACAACCACAACATCAACACTCACCaaagaaacaacaacaataataacagCAGTTTTCGTGACGCGTCGGATGGGCCTGGTGTTGTGGTCCTGGGCTTGGAGAAGCCCGCCATCGAGGCCTGCTACGGGCCCAAGATCGTGATCGGAGAGAGCAAGCGCCTGCCCAGGCCCAACGACCAGGGCCCGTGCGCGATTTGCTTGAGCGAGTATCTTCCCAAGGAGACGATACGGTGCGTTCCGGAGTGCCGCCACTGCTTCCACGCGGAGTGCGTCGACGAGTGGCTCAAGACGAGCGCCACGTGTCCCCTCTGCCGGAACTCCCCCGCGCCCTCGCCGCTGCCCGCGGCGGCCGCCACGCCGCTGTCGGAGATTGTTCCTCTGGCTTTCCACGCCAGGTGA